In Lactiplantibacillus pentosus, the sequence AGCGAGTCTGAGATGGTGTAAGCAGACCTGTCAACGGACAATGAACATCAACTGTGAGCGTGCGAGTGAATCGAAGTAACTCGTGCTGGTTTGACACTCATTACCGTGTCGCACATTGACAGCGATGTGCTGAAGGTCAGGAATGTGAATTGCTGATGAATACCGGTGGTAACACGCGTTTGCGTCCGGCAGGCTTACGAGTCTGTCGGACGTTTTATTTTTCATTTATTAATTAAATCATATTAAAGGATGGTCATACATATGCATTTTACAGTACTCGGCGCAGGCGCCATGGGATTACGTTACGGTGTGTTATTACAAGAAGCAGGCAATCAGGTCGATTTTGTGGATACCTGGCAGAAAAATGTGGATCAAATTCATCGGCAAGGTGGCGTGTACGTCTCCCGCGACCATCAAAATCGCCACTTAGTTCCCGTCAAAGTCTCGACACCCGAGGACTACCATGATAATCCGGATGTCTGGGTCGTTTTCACGAAACAGATGCAGCTTGCCGACTTTTTGACTCGCACCGCCCACGCATTCAACGACCAACAGTACGTCCTCACTTGTATGAACGGCATAGGACACGTTGAAAAATTATTACAATACTTCAAGCCTGACAAATTATTAGCAGGAACCGCATTAGTCGCAACGGTCTTAAACGGCCCTGGCGACGTCGACTTTATTGGGGCGCGTGGTGCTGGCACGATGAATCTGGCTAATTATACGGAACAACCAGACGAGATGACCCACAAAATCGTTGCTGAATTGGACAAATGTCAGTTCCATCCGAACTTAACCACTAATTTCCGCGGCACCCTCTTGGCTAAAGTCGTCTTCAACTCCGTAGTCAACACCCTCTGCACGTTGTTCGAAATTACGATGGGCGAATTTGCTGCCTATCCCGGAGCCGATGAACTCAGCCGCCAGCTCATCGATGAAGCGTACGATGTCTGTGAACGCGACGGCATTACGATGCTCAATACGCGGGCTGAAGAATTAGCCTCGGTCAACTACGTCAGTAAAGTCGCCAATCCGCTCCACTACCCATCGATGTACCAAGATATGTCGCACAACCGGCCAACCGAAGTGGATTACATCAATGGCTACTTAGTTAAATTAGGCCAAAAGCACCAGTATCAGGCCAAAACCCACGCATTCCTGACTCACCTCGTTCACTTGGCTGAAACGACGCGTCAAGCCGCTGAAAAGACTGAACAAACGACTGAACAAGCAGATGCAACGGCGACAACTTCAGCTACAGAACAAGCGAGCGCCTAAGCTGTCGTCAGGGCGTCAAACGTCGCTAATAGGGCCCGATTACCGCTGATACCCAGATCCTAACGATGGTCAATTATTAATGATTGTCGGTGACTGATAGTTGCTGGCGACTAATGGTTGTTGGTGATTAATAGGGTTCGATTACTTCGGCTTCCTAACACTTGCGCACGATGGTCAATACCGCGTAAGTATCGGGAAGCCGTTTTGTTTGGATCTTGTGAGACTGGTCGTCCTTAATTCGTAGATGACCTGTATTAGTGAACAGGCCACCCAAAATCTAGAACCGCCTTGCAGTTGGCGACATGCTGAACACGCGCGTTTAGTAACTAGCAGCACGCTATTTACTGAACAACTAGACTCCCCCGCCCCTTTTCAGGGTAAAATCATGTACAATGGAAGTTAAGTGATTGATACAGGGAGGCGGTATATCATGCAGTTCAGTCGGGAATTTAAGGGGATTTTTCTGGCCAGTATCAGTGCGACTTTTTGGGGCGTCTCTGGTGCCGTGGCACAACCCCTTTTCGACACGACCGATATTAACTCAATTTGGCTCACTGGGATTCGCATGCTGGGAGCCGGAATTGCGTTGTTCCTCGTCAGTTTAGTGACGCACGTTGATTTGTGGTCAATTTGGCGACAGCCCCGTGACTTGCTACAAATCGCAGCTTACACGTTGCTTGGGCTGATGCCAGTACAGTTCACGTATTTCTTGGCTGTCGAAGCGAGTAACGCCGCTACGGGAACCATTTTACAGTTCATGGGGCCGGTATTCATCGCCCTCTGGATGTTAGTGGCGCACCGTCAATTGCCGACTCGTGCTGAGGGACTCGCCATTATTTGCGCCTTATTAGGGTCATTTTTACTAGTGACCCACGGCAATCCTGGCACGCTGGTCATCTCCGTCTGGGCCTTGATTTGGGGGCTGTTATCCGGGGTCTCCTCGGCAACTAATACTTTATTGCCGACCAAGTTGCTCACCAAATACGATCCGATGACCGTCAATACCTGGTCGATGCTACTGGGCGGGATTCTATTTAACCTCGTTCAACCAGTCTGGTCGATCCATATACCGTTGACGGCACTGAACATCAGCAAACTGGCCTTTGTTATTTTGTTCGGAACGTTGCTGGCTTTTCTATTCTTCCTGCAAAGTCTGCAATACATCCGCCCAACCGTCGTGAGTTTGCTTGATGCTTTCGAACCACTGTCAGCGACCGTCATTGCCGTCGTTTTACTGGGCGTCAGCTTTGGCTGGCTCGACATTCTTGGCAGCGTACTGATCATTAGCACCGTCTTCATTCTCGCAATTGGGCAGGGCCCCAATGACCGTACCGCTGAAAATTTCAAAGAATCTGAACACTGACTCATTGAAGCTCAAAAATCCGATAACGCGCATTTCAATAATGAATTGCGTATTATCGGATTTTTTGCATTTTTTCATTCAAACTGAACGCGCCGTTCAGTAATGGCCCTGCGTCTGACTAGCCAGCAATAACTGGACTAATAACCGCGGTCAAGATCAACTTGGTTGCGCGCAAGTGTGCCGTCCTTAACGAACTGCGCAAAGTTTGCGGCAAAAATTGGAAAGACTGTCGCACGAAAATGGGCAATCTGACCTGAAATATGTGGTGTAATCAACACGTCATCGCGTTGCCAGAGCGGATGGTCCGCCGGTAATGGTTCGGGTTCCGTCACATCAAGGGCCGCCATGCTTAACTGGTGCTGGTCCAAGGCCGCCATTAAATCAGTCGTATCGACTGCGGGTCCACGACCAATATTGATCAACATCGGCGCCTGTTTCGTCTGCGCAAAGAGCGCGGCATTAAATAGGTGATGCGTCGTCGGCGTCAATGGCAAGGCGTTAACGATAAAATTAGCCGTCGCCAACACTGGTTCCGTCGCCGTAAAAGCAACCGTTTCATGAAAATGTTCAGCTGGATGACCGGTCGTATTCACGCCAATCACATGCATACCCAGTGCACTGGCCTTAGCTGCCAAGGATTGCCCAATTTGACCAGTCCCATATATCAATAACTGTTGGCCAGTCAATGTCGAGGTCGTCATTGGTAATTGCCAAGCACGCTGCCCTTGTTGATTCAGCCAGGCCGCATGGTAGCCACGAACGACTGTTAGCATCGCTGCCAAAACGGATTCACTGATGGCATCCGCATGAATGCCGCTGGTGTTCGCAACCAGGACACCCGCCGCTTGTAGATCTTTCAGTGGCAGGTAGTCCACGCCAGCGGAAATCACTTGCACGAATTTCAGCTGATTGGTGGGCCGCGCTAATAATGTCTTGAGTAGCGGGTGATTGCCGTACAACACTTCCACTTCATCATAGTCCGCTGGCGTTATCGCGTCGGCATCCTTAAATTGCCACCCCGGATACTGTTCCTGTAACTGTTGCCGTTGCTCTGGTTTCGTTGCCTGCGCCATTAAAACGATTGGCATACTCATGACCCCATTTCTTCTTTATTCTCATGCTCAATGATACCACTACTTGATCTGAAAACCGTCCTAATTCGCTTAAAGCAGCCAGCTGTCGGCTGTTCAGTTTTGTTCAGTTGTGCCGTGGCTTTGTTCAGTCACCCGGTAGTTCAAACTGAACACGACTTATTGTATCTAATACCGTGTTTGCCTCATATTCATGGCTAGCACACTAATTTCGCCACCATTTTGAGCATCAAAAAAACAGGTAGCTAGGTCCGGATTACCGCCCCACTACCTGTTAAAGCATCTCAAAGGTCAGCCCTTGACCTAATCAAATTTAAAGCTCATTTAGACCACGTACCCAAAGCTGAACGGCTGATTTAGCACGTAACACCGTTCAACCTGGTCGTCGCTGATGCTACTTGATGACCGCAAAGCCGCCGTCCCAGCCAATTTGTTCACTAGCTGCTAACGTCATCTGCAAGAAGCCAACTGCTTCCAATTCACGAGCACGCTTGAGCTTACCAGCGTCCTTGACTTGTAACGGGCTTCCGGCTAACGCTTGTGCTAATTGGTGTTTGGCATCGTCATCATCACCGGCAACTAGCACGGTCGTGGGTTCTTTGCCATTGACCTGTCCACTTTGCAAGGTGGCAGCGAAGGTCGTGTTGAACGCTTTGAGCACCTTGCTGTCAGGCAATTGCTTCTGTAGCTCCTGCGCCGCAGAACTATCGGCAGGCACCACCAGGCTGTCCCAAGTATCAAAGTTCAATGGATTCGTAATATCAATGACGATTTTACCCTTCAATTCAGTCGCATACTGCTTTGCAAGGGCTGCTAGGGCTGGGTATGGCACTGCCATTACGATCAGGTCACCAAATGTCGTCGCTTGATCTTTAGAACTGTAATAAGTCACCGTTTGACCAGCTGCTTCAAAGTTGTGCCCAATAGCTTGTCCCATATTACCCTTACCAAAAATTGTAATTTGCATCGTCTATCCACTCCCATATTATTTTTAATAAATATTTCAGTACGATTATCATAGCATTAATTATCTTCCGATAGGGGAATCATGCTTCTGCCGTTCCAATCACCTGGATAGCTGCTTAGTTGGTTGAATCATTTCTGCAGTAGTTCAGGCGTCATTGCGCACCCAGATAAGTATCAGCAGTCAAAATGAACAGCCGTCATCATTTAAGCAAAAACGCCTCGCGACCGCCCGTCACAAAATTGTTGACGGGTGGTCACGAGACGTTTAATCAACGTAACTGATGACTAAAGACAAGTGTCTCAGTCGTGCGTATTTAATTGTGGATCGAACTAGTCAGCTTAATTAGTGCCCGTCCCATCACCATACGTGGTCGAAGCGGTACTTGAACTCGTTCCAGTAGTGCTTGATGATGACGTGGTGCCATAGTCAGTCGTCGAACTGCTACTATCGGCCGCACTATAACTATAGCTATAACTAGAAGCCTTTGAGCTGGAAGTTGCCGAACTCGTATCCGTATCATTACTATAACTATAAGTATCGTCCGATGAGCTACTGTCGCTATAAACTGACGACGAAGAACTCGAGGATGATTCTGGTTCGCTGTAACTGTAGCTATAGGTGCTGGAGCTTGAAGATGATGCGGATGCCTTGTTAGCCTTCGCCAACTTCTTACGATCAGCCACTAACTTCACGTAGTCGTTTTCGGCTAACTGTGATTTTTTGCGGTAGGCCTTTAAGTTTGCGGCCACTTTATCAACCGTCGTTGACGGGGTCGAGGCCTTCAACTTGTTCTTCTTGTTATAGAGTTTCTGGAAGGCAGTGTCATAGCTGACCACCTTTTTGACGGTCTTACCGGTCTTTTCAAACAACTTATCATACTTCTTAGCAAAATAAGCCTTGTTTGTCGTCAAACCAGTACTGGTTAACCGTTGCTGATTCTTGGTGATCGTATCCATAGTGACATCCGCCTTGATACGCCCTTGAGCATTACGCAAATCTTGATAGTTCGTCCGGACCTTGAGCATTTTGGCTGCAGTGTCATGTTGCTTCTGCAAGCTCGTCTTCTCGCTCGAATCCTTCATATTATCAATATTAGTTTGTAACTTCGCCAATGTCGCACTCGTTGCGCTACTGCGTAAATCGCGTTGCGCTGATGACGTGTAAACTTGATCGACGATCCGTTCGGCACTAGTCCGTGCTTCGGCCTGCGTCGTTTGCGCATGGTTCCACATGAATAAGGCACCACCTGCAGCGACCACCAAGATGGCCACTCCGGTCAGCATCAGTTTCCAATTATAACGCCGGGATTTCCGCTTCAGATGTGGATTTTGGTCATCGTTTTCAAGTCTGGATGCGTCCTGATCTTCAGCTTCCAAGTCATCGGCCGTGACGCGTTCTTCATGACGAGCGACCCGCGACATACTCGTCTTTTTAGGCTGCTTGCCGCCATTTGGTTGTTGGTCCCCATATAATTCTTCACGTGACAGTGGTAATTCTGGTTGTGCCTCATCTTCAGGCTGTTCCGTCCCCTTGACCGCAATCTTCGGCTGTTGCTTACGCGCAACCGGTGGGATGTGGTCGGCTGGAATCCGCCGTGCAACTTTTGGCTGTTGTGGGGCTTCAGACTTCGCTTGTGTCGTGTTAGCGGTTGTCGCTTGTGTTGCCGCCAACTTAGCCTTGTTCGCTTGGGACGATTGCCCCTCGGCTTTGGTTGAAGCTGCCGAGTTCGCCTTCGATGCAGCCGAAGTCTGGGCCTGTGAACCAGTCGACTTGGCCGCGGTTGATGTGGCAGCCGATTTGGCAGCCGCACCCTGAGCAGTGGCTGATTGAGCCGCAGCCGCCTTTGCGCCTTGCTTGGATGCGTTCGTCGAAGTTGCTGCTGAGTCACTGGTTGACTTAGCGGTTGCCGAACTAGTAGCAGCTTGGCTGGTTGCCGAATTTTCTGTCTTTTGTTGGCTCCGTTTAGCTGCAGCTTGCCGTGCATGCCGAGCCGTCCGGGTCATCGGTTCTGCCGTCGTATCGCCGGCTTGTGAGCCTGATTGGCTGCCCGTCGCTTGCTGATTCGTTGCTTGGCTAGCTGGTGTCTCCGCAGCCGCTGATTGACTCCCCTGAGCCGCAGACTTGGCTTGTGCCGCGTGCTTAGCCGTTCGGGTCGTCGGTTCTGCCGACTGTTGGTCCGCGGATGTTGCCTGGCTAGTGGCAGCTTTTGCTGATTGGGCATTCTTCGCTGCAGCCGGCTGTGATTGCGTCGCCTTAGTTGCTTGCGACGTTTCGTCCTTAGCATGCTTAGTGGTCGCCTTCGCAGCCGAACCTGCTGTTTTGGCTGATTCAGCTGAATTAGCGCCTTGCTTGGTCTGACTCGCAGCTTGTTTGGCCGCTTGTGCTCGCCGTTGCGCATCCTTCGACATGGTCGCGCTAGTTGCCGCATGCTTGGCCGTGTCCGCTTTGTCGGCCTTGTCTGACTTAGCGGCTGTCGAACTTGCTTTGCTTGTAGCGGCCGCTTTAGTGTCCCCATGCTGCTGTGCTTTTTTGGCCACTTTTTCAGGTTCAATCACTGCATCAACGGGTTGTTTACTATCCTCGGCATCCGCCTTGGAACGAGGGATATTGACCGTTGATTTTGCTTCGGGATCGTCTGATTTTGCCGCCGCTGAATCCTTTAGATCGTAGGCTAAAGGAATTTGTTCACTATCTTGTTCATCGTTATCGTCGTCAGGAATCGGCTCCGTAATGGAATTCCACAGCCGTCTACCCAACCCTTCTTTTTTCTTCTTTTTAGACAAAACCAACGCTCCTCGCCAATTTATAATTTATTCAGTCTCTGGTTAAGCGCCGACCAAAAATTAATTTATTTTCGGTAAAATAACCATTAATAGTTAAATTATAGCATGGAATTCACTGCTGAGAAACACTCGACCAACTGGTTTTGTGAATAACGCCGCAATACCTTAATTTCACATGAAAACTCTGCTATAATCAGCTTATCAAGATATTTGAAAGCGAGGAGTTCACATGGCCACTGCTAAAGTTATTTTTGCCACAATTACCGGTAATAATGAGGACGTTGCCGATATTATTACTGAAAAATTTGAAAAACTTGGAGTCGATGTTGCCAAAGAAGAAATCTCGCAAGCCGACGCCACGGAATTCAACGATGTCGATATTTGCGTCGTGGTCCCTTATACCTACGATGAAGGCGCGCTCCCTGAAGAAGGGCTCGATTTCTACGAAGACTTACAAGATCTCGATTTGACCGGCAAAATCTACGGTTGCGCCGGTTCCGGAGATACGTTCTACGATGACGATTACTGTAAAGCCGTCACCGATTTCAGTCAGGCGTTCAAAAAAGCTGGCGCGACTCAGGGAGCCAAGGATGTGTTCGTTAACCTTGCTCCTGAAGCGGATGACGTCAAGGCACTGGATGCGTTCACTGAACAACTAGTTGCCAAGGTGCAATAATTTTTAACAAACGAAACAGGCCGCAGCTTCCAATTGAAAACTGCGACCTGTTTTTGTGTGGATTGGGAATTGTCCCCCGGTACTCACGAAAACTGTTCGTACACAACTAGTACCGTTTATTGAGGCTTATTTGCTTAAATATTCGAACGTGATTACGGCCAAGTTAGTGATGCGACCTACTGCTTGCGGCGTAATCCCAACCAGCCACCACATACCGTCAAGCCCAGTAGCAAGGCACCCCAGATACCGGAATGGCTTGCTTGTTCACTCGTTTGTGGCAAGTGCGTCGCCCCGATTTTGGCAGAAGCTGGCTGAACAGAGCTGGATGATGAAGCTTGGCCAAGTTGCTTCGTTGTTTGGTTGCTAGCATTCAGGCCAGCACGCGATCGCCCATCCGTTCCTGCTGATAAATCAGTCAGGGCTGCTTGAGTCGCGCCATTAGCATCGCTCGAATGGTCGTTTGAACCGTGATTGATGCCAGTTTTGCCTAGCACATTACCATTAGTTTCCTGATTATTAGCGCCTAAAGTACCCGGTTTGCCGGTGTTACCTACGCCCGGCTTACCATGGCTACCCGTGTCACCAGCTTGTGGTTGTTCACTAGGTTGTTCAGTCTGACTGCCATTACCAGATTGGCCTTGTTCATCAGAACCGTCAGTATCATCGCCATCGTCCGGCTGAGCTGGCTGTTCTCCGGCATCCGGCTGTTCCGATTCATCCGGTTCGTTGGCATCACCGTCGCCAGGTTGTTCAGTATTCGATCCATCGCCAGGTTGTTCAGATTCATCCGGCTGCTCACCGTTCGCATCACCATCGTCAGCTTCGACGACCGTCACCGTCACGACTTCGGTAAATACCTTACCACTCGCATCGGTATATTGGTAAGTGATTTCGTAGACGCCCACCTTCGTGGTATCCACGGTTCCGGTCACCAGCAGTTCATCAAACGGTACGGTGTCGCCATTGACGTCCGTCACAACGACCACGTTTGCTTCCGGCTGCCAGGCATCGCCAACTTGCAGCGTTGAATCTTGAACTTGGAGTGCGCTCTGTGAATCACCCTGTTCGTCATCTTCTTCAATCACGACGGTAATCGTGACCGTTGCCGCAACTAATTTGCCATGCTGGTTTTTAAACTGATATGTGACTTGATAGTCGCCAGCAGTCGTCCAATCAGGCATTCCGATAACTTCGATTGCGGACCAGTCAACGGGTTGTCCGTCAACATCCGTCGCATTATGGAAGTTGGTTTGTGGTTGCCAAGTACTGCCACCCTGCCCATCCGTATGCACCGTCACGTGGTGTTGGTGAAGATTCAAACTTGCCTGATTTTCTTTGACCGTCACCGTGATGGTCTGACTCTGATTGCCAACCGTGTAGGTCACTTGATACTCCCCGGGTACTGCCGGATTGACGTCGCCAGTCACCGTGACGTTGCTAAAATCAATTGGCTGACCATCCTTGTCCGTTGCACCGTCAAACGCATCCTGTGGTTGCCAAGTTCCGCCAGCGTGCAAGTCGGTATCATGAACGTTCAGACTAGTCTGGTCAGCTTTGACGATCACCAAAGCCGTCACCGTTTTCCCCGCGTACTTAAACGTCACTTGATAAGTTCCTGGACGTTTCGTATTCACGCGGTCCCCGTGCAGTTTGACCGCCTTGGGATTGGCGGCATATAACGCTTGCACATCGACTGGATTGCCAAACTGGTCAACTAGCCCGTCGATACTGTGAGACCAATTCCAGTCGTCACCGGCATCGATAGTCACGTCATGTAAGTCGATAACGGCTTGATTGGCCTCCCAAATATACGTCGCCATAGCGGCACCGTTGCCGGAGTAGCGCGCAATCAGCTCTTGAGTGGTCAAAGTGTCATTTGGGTCGTCAAGGTTGACCCAGCGGCCGCTATATTTTTCGGACAGATAGGGACCGGATAAACCACTTGGGGAAAGCTCGTCCGGAAATTTAGCTAAATTGACATGCGGACCAAGTGTTAATTTTTTAAGATTAATTGCGCCGAAAAACATCCCAGCAATGCCATTTTTGTTGGATGTCATATCAAACCCAGATAAGTCCAATGTTTCTAACTTGGGACTATACGCAAAGGCTAGTCGAAACTCTTCTACTCGTTTAGTATCAAACTGAGACCCAAATATAATATTAGTCACATTAGGCATCACAGCGAACATCGCACCCATGTCGACCAAACTTGCACTCGAAAAATTGGATATGTCTAGAACCGTGAAACCTGCGCCACAAAACATATTGAACATGCGAGTTACTTTTTCTGTATTAAATTTATCTAGCCCAATCACTGTTTTAAGACTGCTAGTATAGATAAACATGTTAGTCATGTCGGTAACTTTACTAGTATTCCATCCGTTTAAATTTAACGTCACCAGTTTCGAAGACAGCGGTACAGCTACCCCAAACAAATTATTCATCCACACAACGCTGCTCGTGTCCCAGCCGCTAAGATCTAGTGTCGTCAGACTAATATTGTTATAAAAGACCCTGTCCATCATCCGTACTTGGCTAGTATCAATTTTCTCCAAGCCAATATATTGTTCGACATTTTTAAAATTTGCGAAGAGGCCATCCATTCTCTTTCCGACAAAAATATTATCCACGATCATAACTTTAGTAACTTGCTCAATCCATATATAATTCCACCATGGATTATAGTATGGATCAGGAACCCATTGCATTTCTAAATTACCGCCACCTAGAGATAACGTACCAGTCTGCGCATCAAACCACCAATCGACACCAAAATTACCAGTCACTTCTGTACGCTGCGGGTATTCCTCGTCTCGTCCTAATTCATTAGCACGCAGTTCCTGGCGGCGCACCATGTCTTTTGATTCCGTTAGCACAGGTTGTTCAGTGTCTGTTCCGCTGACATCAGGGCCGACAAGCAAACTTTCTGGTGCTTCGGTGATTTCATTAGCCTCACGATCTGCAGCTTGTTCTGAATCAGAGTGTACTGATGAACTATCATGATTGCCCACAACATCCGGCGCTGGCTCAACAAGCAGTTGCCCATCTGCAATCGGGCTTTCAGCGGTTTGGTCGGAAACCACTGACTGATTTGGTTGTTCAGTAGAAACTTGCACTGAAGCATCAGCATGACTTTCAGCGGGCGCTGCCACCATGGATTCCTGGACAGTGTCCGCCGCTTGTGAGTCGGTTGTCACGGCTTCAGCACTTGCCGGTGCATCACTGATTTCTGCTCTGGCTGCATTATCGCCAGATGTTTGTTCAGTCTTGTTCAGTGTCAGCTCGGGTTGCTGCTCGGTTGGTAAAACTTGGGTTGCAGTATCCGTCACCGGGGCCGCATCAGTGTCATCCGCGCGCCCATTAATCATGGTCAGGTTTAAGGTAATCAGCGTTATTCCAGCAAATACCCAAATTTTACCACTTTTGTACATTTTATACCGTTTTGCTTGTTCTCTCATTTGTCATCCACTCCTTAATCTAATTAGCCTCGCCGACGTTTAATTCCCAGTACACTCGCCAAACCCGTCGCCATCAAGATCATTAATCCCATCAATCCAAGGTGGTTAGACTGTTCACCTGTTTGCGGCAAGCTTTCACTCGCAGTTGTTCGAATTGCATCCGTTGTAACCCGTTCCTGTAGCGGGGTTACGACTGCAGTCTCCTGGTCTGAACGCACCAAAGCAGATTTTTCCCGTTGCTGATCAACTTGTTCGGACGAAATCTTCTGACTAGCATCCCTGTTCAGACCGCTTGTAGTCGCTAAACTAGGTCCGGTAACGTTCGGTCGTTGCCGTATTGATTCTTGATGTCCCGCATCGGTGTCAGCAGTTGGGCCACTTGGTTGGGACGGCTGCGTTGGTGCTTCTGGGCGTTCTGGAACTTTTGGATGTTCTGGCATTTCAGGGCGCTCTGGTACTTCCGGGCGTTCCGGAGCTTCGGGATGTTCTGGTTCTCCTGGTTGCTCTGGTTCACCCGGCACTTCTGGTACTTCTGGTTCTTCCGGTTCCCCCGGTACTTCCGGCTCTTCTGGTACTTCTGGTTCTTCTGGTTCTTCTGGTTCTTTTGGTTCTTCTGGTTCTTCTGGTTCCCCCGGTACTTCCGGTTCTTCCGGTTCTCCCGGCGTTTCTGGCTCTTCTGGTTCCCCCGGTACTTCCGGCTCTTCTGGTTTTCCCGGTACTTCCGGCTCTTCTGGTTCTCCCGGTACTTCTGGTTCCTCGGGTTCACCAGGTACTTCTGGTTCCTCGGGTTCTCCTGGCACTTCTGGCTCCTCGGGTTCACCAGGTACTTCTGGCTCCTCGGGTTCTCCTGGCACTTCTGGCTCCTCGGGTTCACCAGGTACTTCTGGCTCCTCGGGTTCTCCTGGCACTTCTGGTTCACCAGGCTCCTCGCCGTCCCCGTCACCCGTATCAGCCTCATTTTCAACCACCGTCACGGTCACCGTGGCACTGACCAATTGCCCAGTCATATCCGTGAATTGATAGACCACTTCATAGCTGCCGGCTGTGGTTAAGTCTGGGGTTCCACTGACCGTGATGCCTGACCAATCAACTGACTGGCCATCCGAATCGGTGGCATTGGTAAAATTATCTTGTGGTTGCCACACGGCGGTTCCCGTTGACGAATCGATTTCAACCGTCACGTCACTCGCTTGAAGATTCAGTTGACTTTGATTCTCTTTAACGGTGACCGTTACAGTCGTTTGATGGCCAGCATAGGTCAGCGTCACCTGATAAGTCCCCGGTTTGCTCGTGTCGACGGTATCGCCACTGACTGACACCGCCTGTGGATTGGTGCTCAATAACGTGCTAACATCGACATTTTGCCCATTCGCATCGATTAGCTGCGTCACATTTTGCGACCAGTCCCAGGATTGATTAACAAAAATTTCGCTATCTTTGGCCGTAATCGACGCTGCGGATTTCGTCTCCCACACAAAGGTTGCTTTTGGCGCTGATTTACCAGCGTACAA encodes:
- a CDS encoding ketopantoate reductase family protein, with the protein product MHFTVLGAGAMGLRYGVLLQEAGNQVDFVDTWQKNVDQIHRQGGVYVSRDHQNRHLVPVKVSTPEDYHDNPDVWVVFTKQMQLADFLTRTAHAFNDQQYVLTCMNGIGHVEKLLQYFKPDKLLAGTALVATVLNGPGDVDFIGARGAGTMNLANYTEQPDEMTHKIVAELDKCQFHPNLTTNFRGTLLAKVVFNSVVNTLCTLFEITMGEFAAYPGADELSRQLIDEAYDVCERDGITMLNTRAEELASVNYVSKVANPLHYPSMYQDMSHNRPTEVDYINGYLVKLGQKHQYQAKTHAFLTHLVHLAETTRQAAEKTEQTTEQADATATTSATEQASA
- a CDS encoding phosphoglycerate dehydrogenase produces the protein MPIVLMAQATKPEQRQQLQEQYPGWQFKDADAITPADYDEVEVLYGNHPLLKTLLARPTNQLKFVQVISAGVDYLPLKDLQAAGVLVANTSGIHADAISESVLAAMLTVVRGYHAAWLNQQGQRAWQLPMTTSTLTGQQLLIYGTGQIGQSLAAKASALGMHVIGVNTTGHPAEHFHETVAFTATEPVLATANFIVNALPLTPTTHHLFNAALFAQTKQAPMLINIGRGPAVDTTDLMAALDQHQLSMAALDVTEPEPLPADHPLWQRDDVLITPHISGQIAHFRATVFPIFAANFAQFVKDGTLARNQVDLDRGY
- a CDS encoding DMT family transporter codes for the protein MQFSREFKGIFLASISATFWGVSGAVAQPLFDTTDINSIWLTGIRMLGAGIALFLVSLVTHVDLWSIWRQPRDLLQIAAYTLLGLMPVQFTYFLAVEASNAATGTILQFMGPVFIALWMLVAHRQLPTRAEGLAIICALLGSFLLVTHGNPGTLVISVWALIWGLLSGVSSATNTLLPTKLLTKYDPMTVNTWSMLLGGILFNLVQPVWSIHIPLTALNISKLAFVILFGTLLAFLFFLQSLQYIRPTVVSLLDAFEPLSATVIAVVLLGVSFGWLDILGSVLIISTVFILAIGQGPNDRTAENFKESEH
- a CDS encoding bacterial Ig-like domain-containing protein, yielding MREQAKRYKMYKSGKIWVFAGITLITLNLTMINGRADDTDAAPVTDTATQVLPTEQQPELTLNKTEQTSGDNAARAEISDAPASAEAVTTDSQAADTVQESMVAAPAESHADASVQVSTEQPNQSVVSDQTAESPIADGQLLVEPAPDVVGNHDSSSVHSDSEQAADREANEITEAPESLLVGPDVSGTDTEQPVLTESKDMVRRQELRANELGRDEEYPQRTEVTGNFGVDWWFDAQTGTLSLGGGNLEMQWVPDPYYNPWWNYIWIEQVTKVMIVDNIFVGKRMDGLFANFKNVEQYIGLEKIDTSQVRMMDRVFYNNISLTTLDLSGWDTSSVVWMNNLFGVAVPLSSKLVTLNLNGWNTSKVTDMTNMFIYTSSLKTVIGLDKFNTEKVTRMFNMFCGAGFTVLDISNFSSASLVDMGAMFAVMPNVTNIIFGSQFDTKRVEEFRLAFAYSPKLETLDLSGFDMTSNKNGIAGMFFGAINLKKLTLGPHVNLAKFPDELSPSGLSGPYLSEKYSGRWVNLDDPNDTLTTQELIARYSGNGAAMATYIWEANQAVIDLHDVTIDAGDDWNWSHSIDGLVDQFGNPVDVQALYAANPKAVKLHGDRVNTKRPGTYQVTFKYAGKTVTALVIVKADQTSLNVHDTDLHAGGTWQPQDAFDGATDKDGQPIDFSNVTVTGDVNPAVPGEYQVTYTVGNQSQTITVTVKENQASLNLHQHHVTVHTDGQGGSTWQPQTNFHNATDVDGQPVDWSAIEVIGMPDWTTAGDYQVTYQFKNQHGKLVAATVTITVVIEEDDEQGDSQSALQVQDSTLQVGDAWQPEANVVVVTDVNGDTVPFDELLVTGTVDTTKVGVYEITYQYTDASGKVFTEVVTVTVVEADDGDANGEQPDESEQPGDGSNTEQPGDGDANEPDESEQPDAGEQPAQPDDGDDTDGSDEQGQSGNGSQTEQPSEQPQAGDTGSHGKPGVGNTGKPGTLGANNQETNGNVLGKTGINHGSNDHSSDANGATQAALTDLSAGTDGRSRAGLNASNQTTKQLGQASSSSSVQPASAKIGATHLPQTSEQASHSGIWGALLLGLTVCGGWLGLRRKQ
- a CDS encoding flavodoxin, producing the protein MATAKVIFATITGNNEDVADIITEKFEKLGVDVAKEEISQADATEFNDVDICVVVPYTYDEGALPEEGLDFYEDLQDLDLTGKIYGCAGSGDTFYDDDYCKAVTDFSQAFKKAGATQGAKDVFVNLAPEADDVKALDAFTEQLVAKVQ
- a CDS encoding NADPH-dependent F420 reductase; the protein is MQITIFGKGNMGQAIGHNFEAAGQTVTYYSSKDQATTFGDLIVMAVPYPALAALAKQYATELKGKIVIDITNPLNFDTWDSLVVPADSSAAQELQKQLPDSKVLKAFNTTFAATLQSGQVNGKEPTTVLVAGDDDDAKHQLAQALAGSPLQVKDAGKLKRARELEAVGFLQMTLAASEQIGWDGGFAVIK